The [Actinobacillus] rossii genome contains a region encoding:
- the rpmJ gene encoding 50S ribosomal protein L36: MKVRASVKKICRNCKIVKREGVVRVLCSDPKHKQRQG; encoded by the coding sequence ATGAAAGTTCGTGCTTCCGTAAAGAAAATTTGTCGTAACTGTAAAATTGTGAAACGTGAAGGTGTTGTGCGTGTATTATGCAGTGACCCTAAACATAAACAACGTCAAGGTTAA
- the secY gene encoding preprotein translocase subunit SecY, protein MAKQPGYQSRSTQSGSSELKSRLLFVLGALIVFRIGSFIPVPGIDAAVLAQSLEQQKGTIIDMLNMFSGGALSRASIFALGIMPYISASIIIQLLATVYPALGELKKEGEAGRRKMSKYTRYTTLGLATLQAIGIATGLPSMISGLVPNLGFAFYFTAVISLVTGTMFLMWLGEQITERGIGNGISIIIFAGIVAGLPAAIGHTIEQARQGQMHPLVLLLIAVIVFAVLYFVVYVERGQRRIKVEYAKRQQGRQILGGHSTHLPLKVNMSGVMPAIFASSIILFPATISSWFGESASFEWLTNFAMMLQPGQPIYLIVYAAAIMFFSFFYAAMQFNPRDTADNLKKSGAFIPGIRPGEQTSRYIDKIMARLTLIGGLYVVFVCLVPYIMMSAWNVQFYFGGTSLLIIVMVIMDFIAQVQSHLMSTKYESALKRANLKGFGQ, encoded by the coding sequence ATGGCTAAGCAACCAGGTTATCAAAGTAGAAGTACTCAAAGCGGTAGTAGTGAACTTAAAAGTAGATTGCTTTTTGTATTAGGTGCACTGATCGTTTTCCGTATTGGTTCTTTCATTCCGGTTCCTGGTATTGATGCAGCTGTGCTAGCTCAGTCGCTTGAACAACAAAAAGGCACCATCATTGATATGTTAAATATGTTCTCTGGTGGTGCATTAAGTCGAGCGTCAATCTTTGCATTAGGTATCATGCCGTATATTTCGGCATCGATTATTATTCAATTACTCGCGACAGTATATCCAGCATTAGGTGAATTGAAAAAAGAAGGTGAGGCTGGTCGTCGTAAAATGAGTAAATATACTCGTTATACGACACTAGGATTAGCTACCCTACAAGCTATTGGTATTGCTACTGGTTTACCTAGCATGATTTCAGGACTTGTGCCTAACTTAGGTTTTGCTTTCTATTTTACGGCTGTGATTAGTTTGGTTACTGGAACTATGTTCTTAATGTGGTTAGGTGAGCAAATTACTGAACGTGGTATTGGCAATGGTATTTCGATTATTATCTTTGCAGGTATCGTTGCTGGTTTACCAGCTGCGATTGGGCATACAATTGAGCAGGCTCGTCAAGGGCAAATGCACCCATTAGTTCTTTTATTGATTGCCGTAATTGTATTTGCAGTACTTTATTTTGTTGTTTACGTAGAACGTGGACAACGTCGTATTAAAGTGGAATATGCTAAACGTCAACAAGGTCGCCAAATTTTAGGTGGTCATTCGACTCATTTACCTCTAAAAGTAAATATGTCAGGTGTAATGCCAGCAATTTTTGCATCAAGCATTATTTTATTCCCGGCAACGATTAGCTCTTGGTTTGGTGAGAGTGCGAGTTTTGAATGGTTAACTAATTTTGCGATGATGTTGCAGCCAGGTCAGCCGATTTATTTAATTGTGTATGCTGCTGCAATTATGTTTTTTAGTTTCTTTTATGCTGCAATGCAATTTAATCCACGTGATACAGCCGATAATTTGAAAAAATCTGGCGCATTCATACCCGGAATTAGACCAGGTGAACAAACATCACGTTATATTGATAAAATTATGGCTCGCTTAACATTAATCGGCGGTCTATATGTTGTATTCGTATGTTTGGTTCCTTACATTATGATGTCAGCTTGGAATGTACAATTTTATTTTGGTGGTACATCTTTGCTAATTATTGTAATGGTTATTATGGATTTCATCGCACAGGTTCAAAGTCACTTAATGTCGACTAAATACGAATCTGCTTTGAAAAGAGCAAACCTTAAAGGTTTTGGACAATAA
- the rplO gene encoding 50S ribosomal protein L15, whose translation MRLNTLSPAEGAKHSAKRLGRGIGSGLGKTGGRGHKGQKSRTGGKVRRGFEGGQMPLYRRLPKFGFTSMKAAVTAEVRLNDLTKVEGNVVTLDTLKAANVVTKDIQFAKVIFAGEVKGAVVVRGLRVTKGAKAAIEAAGGSIEE comes from the coding sequence ATGCGTTTAAATACTCTATCTCCGGCTGAAGGTGCTAAGCACAGTGCTAAGCGTTTAGGTCGTGGTATCGGTTCTGGTTTAGGTAAAACTGGTGGCCGTGGTCATAAAGGTCAGAAATCTCGTACCGGCGGTAAAGTTCGTCGCGGTTTCGAAGGTGGTCAAATGCCTTTATATCGTCGTTTACCAAAATTTGGTTTTACTTCAATGAAAGCTGCAGTTACTGCAGAAGTTCGTTTGAATGATTTGACCAAAGTTGAAGGTAATGTAGTAACTTTAGATACATTGAAAGCAGCTAATGTTGTGACTAAAGATATTCAATTTGCAAAAGTCATTTTTGCAGGTGAAGTTAAAGGTGCAGTAGTAGTTCGTGGCTTACGTGTGACTAAAGGTGCTAAAGCAGCAATTGAAGCTGCTGGCGGTTCAATCGAGGAATAA
- the rpmD gene encoding 50S ribosomal protein L30 codes for MAKTIKVTQVRSSIARLPKHKATLRGLGLRHMHHTVELIDTPAVRGMINQVSYMVKVEE; via the coding sequence ATGGCTAAAACTATTAAAGTAACACAAGTTCGTAGCTCTATCGCTCGTTTACCGAAACATAAAGCTACTCTACGTGGTCTTGGTCTTCGCCATATGCATCACACCGTTGAGTTAATTGATACTCCAGCAGTACGCGGTATGATTAACCAAGTTTCATACATGGTTAAAGTGGAGGAGTAA
- the rpsE gene encoding 30S ribosomal protein S5, translating into MSNIEKQAGELQEKLIAVNRVSKTVKGGRIMSFTALTVVGDGNGRVGFGYGKAREVPAAIQKAMEKARRNMINVALNDGTLQHPVKGVHTGSRVFMQPASEGTGIIAGGAMRAVLEVAGVHNVLSKAYGSTNPINVVRATIDALANMKSPEMVAAKRGKTVDEILG; encoded by the coding sequence ATGTCAAACATCGAAAAACAGGCTGGTGAACTGCAAGAGAAGCTAATCGCGGTAAACCGTGTTTCTAAAACTGTAAAAGGTGGTCGTATCATGAGCTTCACTGCATTAACAGTAGTGGGTGATGGTAATGGTCGCGTAGGTTTTGGTTATGGTAAAGCACGCGAAGTTCCAGCAGCAATCCAAAAAGCAATGGAAAAAGCACGTCGTAACATGATCAACGTAGCTTTAAATGATGGTACGTTACAACACCCTGTTAAAGGTGTTCATACTGGTTCTCGTGTATTTATGCAACCAGCTAGCGAAGGTACAGGTATTATCGCTGGTGGTGCAATGCGTGCAGTACTAGAAGTAGCAGGTGTACATAACGTTCTTTCAAAAGCGTACGGTTCAACTAACCCAATTAACGTTGTTCGTGCAACAATCGATGCATTAGCAAATATGAAATCACCAGAAATGGTAGCTGCTAAACGTGGCAAAACCGTTGATGAAATTTTGGGGTAA
- the rplR gene encoding 50S ribosomal protein L18 yields MDKKSARIRRAARARHMMREQGVTRLVVHRTPRHIYAQVIAPNGSEVLAAASTVEKAISEQVKYTGNKDAAAVVGKVVAERALAKGVKDVAFDRSGFKYHGRVQSLADAAREAGLQF; encoded by the coding sequence ATGGATAAGAAATCAGCTCGTATCCGTCGTGCAGCTCGTGCTCGTCATATGATGCGTGAACAAGGTGTAACTCGTTTAGTTGTTCACCGTACTCCGCGTCACATTTATGCACAAGTAATTGCACCAAACGGTTCAGAAGTGCTTGCCGCTGCTTCTACAGTAGAAAAAGCAATTAGTGAGCAAGTTAAATATACCGGAAACAAAGATGCAGCAGCAGTAGTAGGTAAAGTAGTTGCTGAGCGTGCATTAGCGAAAGGCGTTAAAGACGTGGCTTTCGATCGTTCTGGTTTTAAATATCATGGTCGTGTCCAAAGTTTAGCGGACGCTGCTCGTGAAGCTGGTCTACAGTTCTAA
- the rplF gene encoding 50S ribosomal protein L6: MSRVAKAPVNIPAGVEVKLNGQLLTVKGKNGELSRDIHNSVEVKQDNGVLTFAPREGIVGADAQAGTARALVNAMVIGVTEGFTKKLQLVGVGYRAQVKGNVVGLSLGFSHPVEHTLPAGITAECPSQTEIVLKGADKQLIGQVAADIRAYRKPEPYKGKGVRYADEVVRTKEAKKK, encoded by the coding sequence ATGTCTCGTGTTGCTAAAGCACCTGTTAATATTCCTGCCGGTGTTGAAGTAAAACTCAACGGTCAGCTATTAACAGTGAAAGGTAAGAATGGCGAGTTATCTCGTGACATTCATAACTCAGTCGAAGTTAAACAAGATAATGGTGTATTAACTTTTGCTCCACGTGAGGGTATTGTTGGTGCAGATGCACAAGCTGGTACTGCTCGAGCATTGGTTAATGCAATGGTTATCGGTGTTACTGAAGGCTTCACCAAAAAATTACAACTTGTAGGTGTTGGTTACCGTGCACAAGTTAAAGGCAACGTTGTTGGCTTAAGCTTAGGTTTCTCTCACCCTGTTGAACATACTTTACCAGCAGGTATTACTGCAGAATGTCCATCACAAACCGAAATCGTGTTGAAAGGTGCTGACAAACAATTAATTGGTCAAGTAGCAGCAGATATTCGTGCATACCGTAAACCAGAACCTTATAAAGGTAAAGGTGTTCGTTATGCTGATGAAGTTGTTCGTACTAAAGAAGCGAAGAAAAAATAA
- the rpsH gene encoding 30S ribosomal protein S8: MSMQDPIADMLTRIRNGQAANKVAISMPSSKLKVAIANVLAAEGYIESVKVLEGVKPELEITLKYFQGKPVVESIQRVSRPGLRIYKRKDELPKVMGGLGVAVVSTSKGVMTDRAARQAGLGGEIICYVA; this comes from the coding sequence ATGAGTATGCAAGATCCAATCGCAGATATGTTGACCCGCATTCGTAACGGGCAAGCTGCGAATAAAGTTGCGATCAGTATGCCTTCTTCCAAGCTAAAAGTGGCAATTGCCAACGTATTAGCTGCTGAAGGTTATATTGAAAGCGTTAAAGTTTTAGAAGGTGTTAAACCTGAATTGGAAATTACTTTAAAATATTTCCAAGGTAAACCAGTTGTAGAAAGCATTCAACGTGTGAGCCGTCCTGGTCTTCGTATTTACAAACGTAAAGACGAATTACCAAAAGTAATGGGTGGTTTAGGTGTCGCTGTAGTTTCTACATCTAAAGGTGTGATGACTGACCGTGCTGCTCGCCAAGCGGGTTTAGGCGGCGAAATCATCTGTTATGTAGCTTAA
- the rpsN gene encoding 30S ribosomal protein S14, which yields MAKQSMKARDVKRVKLAEKFYAKRVELKKIISDANSSDEERWSAVLKLQSLPRDASPSRQRNRCRQTGRPHGVLRKFGLSRIKVREAAMRGEIPGLKKASW from the coding sequence ATGGCTAAACAATCAATGAAAGCACGCGATGTAAAACGCGTTAAATTGGCTGAAAAATTCTATGCTAAACGTGTAGAATTGAAAAAAATCATTTCTGACGCTAATTCATCTGACGAAGAGCGTTGGAGTGCGGTATTAAAATTACAATCTTTACCGCGTGATGCAAGCCCAAGCCGCCAACGTAACCGCTGCCGCCAAACTGGACGTCCACACGGCGTTCTTCGTAAGTTTGGCTTGAGCCGTATCAAGGTTCGCGAAGCAGCAATGCGTGGCGAAATCCCTGGCCTTAAAAAAGCAAGTTGGTAA
- the rplE gene encoding 50S ribosomal protein L5 — MAKLHDYYRDQVVNELKNRFNYASVMQVPRIEKITLNMGVGEALTDKKLLDNAVADLTAISGQKPLITKARKSVAGFKIRQGYPIGCKVTLRGERMWEFLERLITIAVPRIRDFRGLSAKSFDGRGNYSMGVREQIIFPEIDYDKVDRVRGLDITITTTAKNDEEGQALLAAFNFPFRK, encoded by the coding sequence ATGGCGAAACTGCATGATTACTACAGAGATCAAGTAGTTAATGAATTAAAAAATAGATTCAACTACGCATCTGTCATGCAAGTCCCACGAATCGAAAAGATTACCCTGAATATGGGTGTGGGTGAAGCATTGACCGACAAAAAACTTTTAGATAACGCAGTAGCGGATCTAACAGCAATTAGCGGTCAGAAACCTTTAATTACTAAAGCACGCAAATCTGTTGCAGGCTTTAAAATCCGTCAGGGATATCCAATCGGTTGTAAAGTAACACTACGCGGTGAGCGTATGTGGGAGTTCTTAGAACGTTTAATTACAATTGCTGTTCCACGTATCCGTGACTTCCGCGGTTTAAGTGCGAAGTCTTTCGACGGTCGTGGTAACTATAGCATGGGTGTGCGTGAGCAAATCATCTTCCCTGAAATCGACTATGATAAAGTTGATCGTGTACGTGGTTTAGATATTACTATTACTACTACCGCTAAGAATGATGAAGAAGGTCAAGCACTACTCGCTGCCTTTAATTTCCCATTCCGTAAATAA
- the rplX gene encoding 50S ribosomal protein L24, giving the protein MAAKIRQNDEVIVLAGKDKGKRGKVTQVLPNGKVIVEGVRIITKHEKPVPALGKEGGLVKKEAPIDASNVAIFNPKTNKADRVGFRFEDGKKVRFFKSNNEII; this is encoded by the coding sequence ATGGCTGCTAAAATCCGTCAAAATGACGAAGTAATCGTACTTGCTGGTAAAGACAAAGGCAAGCGCGGCAAGGTAACTCAAGTGTTACCAAATGGTAAAGTGATTGTTGAAGGTGTAAGAATCATCACTAAACATGAAAAACCGGTACCTGCTTTAGGTAAAGAAGGCGGTTTAGTGAAGAAAGAAGCTCCGATTGATGCGTCAAACGTAGCGATTTTCAACCCGAAAACAAATAAAGCTGACCGTGTAGGTTTTAGATTCGAAGACGGCAAAAAAGTCCGTTTCTTCAAATCTAACAATGAAATTATCTAA
- the rplN gene encoding 50S ribosomal protein L14, which translates to MIQEQTMLDVADNSGARSVMCIKVLGGSHRRYAAIGDIIKITVKEAIPRGKVKKGDVLKAVVVRTKKGVRRPDGSVIRFDGNACVILNNNTEQPIGTRIFGPVTRELRSEKFMKIISLAPEVL; encoded by the coding sequence ATGATCCAAGAACAGACTATGCTGGATGTTGCTGATAACTCAGGCGCTCGCAGTGTAATGTGTATCAAGGTTCTAGGTGGATCGCACCGTCGTTACGCTGCTATTGGCGATATCATCAAAATTACCGTAAAAGAAGCGATTCCACGCGGTAAAGTGAAAAAAGGTGATGTGCTAAAAGCGGTTGTTGTGCGCACCAAGAAGGGTGTTCGTCGCCCAGATGGCTCAGTTATTCGTTTCGATGGTAATGCTTGTGTGATTTTAAACAATAACACTGAGCAACCTATCGGTACTCGTATTTTTGGACCTGTGACTCGTGAACTTCGTTCTGAGAAATTCATGAAGATCATCTCTTTGGCTCCAGAAGTACTATAA
- the rho gene encoding transcription termination factor Rho: MHLTELKNTPVSTLVELGEGQMGLENLARLRKQDIVFAILKQHAKSGEDIFGGGVLEILPDGFGFLRSADSSYLAGPDDIYVSPSQIRRFNLQTGDKVEGKIRPPKEGERYFALLKVDQVNDDKPEVSRSKILFENLTPLHANSRLRMERGNGSTEDLTARILDLASPIGKGQRGLIVAPPKAGKTVLLQNIAQSITHNYPECELIVLLIDERPEEVTEMQRTVRGEVIASTFDEPAARHVQVAEMVIEKAKRSVEHKKDVVILLDSITRLARAYNTVTPASGKILSGGVDANALHRPKRFFGAARNVEEGGSLTIIATALVDTGSKMDEVIFEEFKGTGNMELHLSRKIAEKRVFPAIDFNRSGTRKEDLLTTPDELQKMWILRKILNPMGEVEAMEFLIDKLMVAKTNEEFFEIMKRS, encoded by the coding sequence ATGCATTTAACAGAACTGAAAAATACGCCCGTTTCAACTTTAGTTGAGCTTGGCGAAGGTCAAATGGGCTTAGAGAATTTAGCTCGTTTACGTAAACAAGACATTGTCTTTGCAATTCTAAAACAACACGCGAAAAGTGGTGAAGATATTTTTGGCGGTGGTGTATTAGAAATTTTGCCAGATGGCTTTGGCTTTTTACGCTCAGCGGATAGCTCATATTTAGCTGGCCCTGATGATATTTATGTGAGTCCAAGCCAAATTCGTCGTTTTAACTTACAAACAGGTGATAAAGTTGAAGGTAAAATACGTCCACCAAAAGAAGGGGAACGTTATTTTGCTTTGTTGAAAGTTGACCAAGTTAACGACGATAAACCTGAGGTATCACGTAGTAAAATTTTATTTGAAAACTTAACACCATTACATGCGAATTCTCGTTTACGTATGGAACGTGGCAATGGTTCAACAGAAGACTTAACGGCTCGTATTCTGGATCTTGCTTCACCGATTGGTAAAGGTCAACGTGGTCTGATCGTGGCACCACCTAAAGCGGGTAAAACCGTATTACTTCAAAACATTGCACAAAGCATTACGCATAATTATCCAGAATGTGAATTGATTGTGTTGTTAATTGATGAACGTCCAGAAGAAGTAACCGAAATGCAGCGCACCGTACGCGGTGAAGTCATTGCATCAACCTTTGATGAACCCGCTGCGCGCCATGTACAAGTGGCTGAAATGGTTATCGAAAAAGCGAAACGTTCTGTAGAACATAAAAAAGACGTGGTCATTTTGCTTGATTCCATTACTCGTTTAGCACGCGCATACAATACTGTGACACCTGCATCAGGTAAAATTCTCTCTGGTGGTGTGGATGCTAATGCATTGCATCGTCCAAAGCGTTTCTTTGGTGCGGCTCGTAATGTGGAAGAAGGTGGTAGTTTAACTATTATTGCTACTGCACTTGTGGATACGGGGTCGAAGATGGATGAAGTCATCTTTGAAGAGTTCAAAGGTACTGGTAATATGGAATTGCACTTATCACGTAAAATTGCGGAAAAACGTGTGTTCCCTGCTATCGACTTTAATCGTTCTGGTACTCGTAAGGAAGACTTGCTTACTACACCGGATGAATTACAAAAAATGTGGATTTTACGCAAAATTCTTAATCCAATGGGTGAAGTAGAAGCTATGGAATTCCTGATTGATAAATTAATGGTAGCAAAAACAAACGAAGAATTTTTCGAAATTATGAAACGTTCATAA
- the rhlB gene encoding ATP-dependent RNA helicase RhlB: MTTEHLSQQRFTDLPLNPKVLAALQSKGFEYCTPIQALSLPITLQGKDVAGQAQTGTGKTMAFLTATFHHLLENPFDSIPNQPRALILAPTRELAVQIAHDAESLVKTTGLRTALAYGGDGYDKQLKAIEQGVDVLIGTTGRIIDYVKQGIINLSHIQVVVLDEADRMFDLGFIKDIRYLLRKCPTPKNRLTMLFSATLSYKVRELAFEDMNEPEYVEIEPLQRTGHRIKEELFYPSNEDKIALLMTLLEEEWPERCIIFSNTKHGCEKIWGYLAADGHRVGLLTGDVAQKKRLSLLKQFTEGELDILVATDVAARGLHIPDVTHVFNYDLPDDREDYVHRIGRTGRAGESGVSISFACEQYAMNLPAIEEYIGHSIPVSQYDPHSLIDNLPKPLRIQRPSCL; encoded by the coding sequence ATGACAACAGAACATTTATCTCAGCAACGTTTTACTGACCTACCTCTAAATCCTAAAGTCCTTGCTGCATTGCAAAGTAAAGGGTTTGAATACTGCACGCCAATTCAAGCATTATCATTGCCAATTACATTACAAGGCAAAGACGTTGCAGGGCAAGCCCAAACAGGGACAGGTAAAACCATGGCATTTTTAACGGCAACTTTCCACCATTTATTAGAAAATCCGTTTGACTCTATCCCAAACCAACCGCGAGCCTTAATTTTAGCCCCAACACGCGAACTCGCTGTACAAATCGCTCATGATGCGGAATCCCTTGTAAAAACAACCGGATTACGCACCGCACTTGCTTATGGTGGCGATGGTTATGATAAACAATTAAAAGCGATTGAGCAGGGTGTTGATGTCTTAATTGGCACAACAGGGCGCATAATTGATTATGTGAAACAAGGCATTATCAATTTAAGTCATATTCAAGTCGTTGTCCTTGATGAAGCAGATCGCATGTTCGATCTAGGCTTTATTAAAGACATTCGCTACTTATTACGTAAATGCCCTACCCCTAAAAATCGCTTAACAATGCTTTTTTCTGCCACACTTTCCTACAAAGTGCGCGAACTCGCCTTTGAAGATATGAACGAACCGGAATATGTGGAAATCGAACCATTACAACGTACAGGACATCGTATTAAAGAAGAACTATTCTACCCATCTAACGAAGACAAGATCGCCTTATTAATGACTTTGTTAGAAGAAGAATGGCCTGAACGTTGTATTATTTTTTCTAACACAAAACATGGTTGCGAAAAAATTTGGGGTTACCTTGCCGCTGATGGGCATCGTGTAGGTTTGCTTACTGGCGACGTAGCACAGAAAAAACGCTTAAGTTTGCTGAAGCAATTTACAGAGGGAGAATTAGATATTCTCGTTGCAACAGATGTTGCTGCACGAGGACTACATATTCCCGATGTCACTCACGTGTTCAATTATGATCTACCTGATGATCGTGAAGATTATGTGCATCGAATTGGGCGAACAGGACGTGCTGGTGAAAGCGGCGTATCTATCAGCTTTGCTTGCGAACAATATGCAATGAACTTACCCGCTATCGAAGAATATATTGGACACAGTATTCCAGTTAGCCAATATGATCCTCATTCATTAATAGATAATTTACCAAAACCCTTGCGTATTCAGCGGCCCAGCTGTCTTTGA